DNA sequence from the Methanofollis formosanus genome:
TGGCAAATTCGATCTGCATCAGACTCTCCTTCCGCGTCTCCCACCCTTTTGACGGATCGAATCGTGCGGGACCGGGGTTACGTCCTCGATCTTACCGATACGCATGCCTGCACGGGCAAGTGCTCTGATGGCTGCCTGGGCGCCTGGCCCGGGGCTGCGCTGCTTGCCCTGGCCCGGAGCGCGGACTTTCACATGGAGCCCGATGATGCCCTTTTCCTTCATGGTGTTGGCAACGTTGTT
Encoded proteins:
- a CDS encoding 30S ribosomal protein S11, which produces MANEKEKWGVAHIFASFNNTIITVTDLSGAETITKSSGGMVVKQDRNESSPYAAMQMANNVANTMKEKGIIGLHVKVRAPGQGKQRSPGPGAQAAIRALARAGMRIGKIEDVTPVPHDSIRQKGGRRGRRV